The Phycodurus eques isolate BA_2022a chromosome 8, UOR_Pequ_1.1, whole genome shotgun sequence nucleotide sequence gacaagagGGGCTTGCAAGCCTGGTGCCATATTTTTTCTAATCTCCTGATGGCAGCAGAGGACCACTTTCAGCCAGCAAGGAAGGGGCTCTCTGCAATTGACTTGTTCACTATGAAAACCACAACACAAATAACAGAGAGAAGTTTACACCTCGATTGCAAGACATAAAATGgacacaaatgtacattttccttTTGCCAAATACCTCCTTAGTAATACCTCAGACTGCTCATTAGCGAGATCTGATTTGTCagagaagaaacaaaaataagagaACACAATGGCTGTCATTGTGGGTTCACATCATGAAATACACATTGTGTGATGTCCATTCAGCGGTCACAGACATGAAACGGACACCAACCTTCTGCGAACGGCACCACGATCAAGGCTCGGTCCACGAAGACGGTGTTGGTCAAGTGTTGGGAGACGCCCACCGACTCAGACTCAAGGAActttacaaaacacacacgtgAAGTCACAGGCATGGGAGAGTCACTGGAAGAAAACACACATATGTTGTGCAAAGAGTAGAAACCGGGACAACCCAATAAAGTGTCTTAACTGAAGGCAGTCACCTCAACAGACAGACTCTACAGCGGATTAGACAGAAACGCTGTCTTCATGGAAcggaacaaaaaaagacagcaaaaaAAGACCAATATTTTTTAGGGGGGCTGAAAATCGGTTTTACGTTGGGTTATGACAACAAAAGTTTGTCATAAACAAATACTACCAAACTGCTGAAGCGCCGCCGACCCgaccacccccccaccccaaaaaaagaccCAGCGACGCCCCTGGGTTAGGTTTATTCGATATTATACAATCGAGACAGTATAACGGTCACAGAAGAACAAAAACTACAGTAAAAGACATGCAAATCGGACATGAAAATTGCACAGTACCGTGGTAAATGGTAGCGGTGATTAGCTAGAGATGCGCATCCGTcatagcattagcattagcttccAGCGAGGCCTACTGGACTTGCCCCAGCGACACGGGAAAGCTTCTTTAAAGATACTCACTCAGGTGGAAACAGTTTGAGCTCCTCTATGTTCCCCAGAAAGCCCAAGAGAGTCCTCATTTGTTCCAAGGTTGTGCTCGGGGAGACGTTTGTCACCTGAATGACGTGTGTGCTGGCATTCATCTCGCCGACTCTTATTCGACAAGCTAGCCAGCCTACGTGACTGAAGGtaagtaacaaaaacaaaacaaaaaaaggaacacaGTTCCAGTAGAAAGGGGACACGGTCTCGTAGGTCACAAATGAGCCAATGAAGATGCGCAAACAGCGTCAATGCATCATCAGTGCAACAGCACAAACTGTGAAGCGGGCTAGCTGCGTTCATGTACAGTGAACACGATCGTAATTTAGGTGTGTGTCCTGATGTTTTCCGTAGAACAAACTAAATCcaacatagtttgtcatgtaaTTTCATAAGGAACGTGATGTTATTAGAACTCGTACCAAATCATGCAGCTCCTCAATTtcgtgtttatttatttatttcattatttgttacagtggctgtttgttgaaactttttttttcttccccaaaacCTTCAATGCAACATGACCCGATGCGAGTGGGCGTGCCGTGAGCAAGGTTGTGGGTCGTGTGCTGCTAGCTTGCTGTTGCAAATCAGACCACTCCAAATGTCGGATAAGTAAAACACACgattgctgttgtttttgtcgaCAACAAGGTATGCACATTTACGTCACAATTCTCAATAGTTGCATGTGTTACACTTGGGTTTTCGTTGAGTTGGCAACCATGCGTAGCGCGGTAGCTTATAACTACTACAACTTGTCAtgatgcatcttttttttttttaatatattattattattatatcgcATTTATGAAGTGAATTGTGCTTTGCCTTTTTGGCCAGATGTTTATTTTCTGGTCAAATAAAGGTGTTGATGATTGATAGTGCTCATTTGCCAGTTTGTCAACGGGACTCAGTTTTGTTGATGTTATGGTTATATTGCATCGTATATTACTGCACCAGTATTAGAAACGCACTGTATGTTTAACGAAACCTGTTTAACATTTTAGAGTGTGAATCCTGAAAACAAGTTGTCAAGATGAAACCGCAGAAAGCAGCAACTGTAAATAATGTAAGTGAATTATGAATACGTACGAACATTCTGCCTGTGCATACAATTAGACGTAAAGCTGGACAGTGACAAAACGACGacgaaagctgttgtttttcgtagtctgtaatgtaaacatgagTCGCGCGcagctgtcacgactcactttgattggcccgcgaagcccagtcgaagactttgtgtgcggactttcctgtgtcgtttgattggtgaatttgagtctaacgtcactgtggtaatcatggtggattggagcaatggcccccaatgcggaagtcgaaaacgAAAGTCTAACAATAGATCGTGCCCGCAGtcattgataaatgaaagtagcgagcggcatgtcgatGATTGTAACGGGAAAAtgtaccgtttcttcttaacataaatactcaagtaaaagtaaaaagtatgcttccctaaaactactctgacaaatacaatttatccagtaattgtacaaatacaatttatccaGTAATTGTAGCATGTTgctacccacctctgtttaTGATGTAGATTTTAGACGATTGTAttgtacaataaatattttataccaTATCtacgatatacagtatatttagacCTATTTATTGATAAGGTCTACAGTAATTCATCATTTTGATCactttttatgtcatgtattcAGATTCAAACAAGTTTCAGCTTCCCATTTGAGGTTTGTAAATTGCATGATTTAGTTAAGAAAAACGAAACACAAGAAAAACAGATTTATAGCTTAAGCTCGATCACTCTACTTAAATTAGCTCAGACAAGTCTTTGCAAGCCTCTTAAATGGATCATTTTTGCCTCTTTTACCACGACCAGTTCCACCCCTGTTGCACCAATAAGAATACAAAAGGAATAGGTAAAGGTATCATTTTTCATGTTTCGCTCTATGGTTCGATACTGTCATAGTCAATAATTGGGTGTATTTATCCATTCTGTGTGGTGTTTCAAATATGATTTGTAACTCCGTTAATTATAGTTAGTGTTTTGTTAAAGACGAGTAGCATGGAATAAAagtttttaattgtgttttcttAGAGAAATATTATTTGAAACATCTCATCCTATGTgtaagtggcatgtgtgtgaATTTtagttaattttgtttttagtgtTCTCTTAACACCTGGACTGACGGGTGcatgtttctttttcaggaacTGAATAGAAATGCCCCTGAACCAGAGTGACAAAAATCTGGTGACAGTTTTGCCTCCATTTTTCTGACATGAGCGTGCAGACATGCGCATCCTCAAACTAGCATACATAATCATGGCCAGGGTCAGTACGTTTAGATCCCTTCAGTTTGTGCTGCTCCTGGCCGCTGCCCTGGCTGTGATGGCGTTCTACTACTTCGGCTCAGAGAATCAGAACTTCTCCAGCACCACCAAGAGGATCAAACTTTCTCAGGCAAGCCACAACACCAACAGAAACGATGCAGACCTGACCGTAGACACCAGGTTTTCCCAGGTTGACTGGTCCGAGAAGGAGGAAAAGGCAGAGAGCGATAAGTTTCGATCTATAAAGAGCGGCGACAAGACAATGGACCAACGCTACAATGTTCTCATGATGTTCACTAAAGTGGACAAAAGTCGCAGCCTCCAGGACAAGTTCACGGTGGCCATATTGTCTATGGTCAAATATGCGCAGTTCTTGGAAGGAGAGGTGCTGGTGCTTCATTTTGTGAGTGATCAGGCCAGTAAAGAACTGGGAGAGAAGATGCTTCAGGAATTCCTCACAAATGCAACGTTCAAGTATGAGGTAGGCATAATAATATCTGCATTGTTTCCTGTGTGGTTTAGCgagataaaaagaaaactatcTTTGCATTAGATTGCGTTCAattacagtgttgccttgagatacgttTTTAAGTCATTCTTTTACCACActagtaactcaaaacactcgtatctcaaatagTCTTTCCtgattgaaattaatggaaatgccattaatccgttccagcctccccacccaaaaaacaacaaaatatgtgaCAGTGTTTTTGAAGTCAATTAGccctctataatattgtaattaagaaaaacaaaagcgtcataacaaaatgaaatatatagGAAAATAATTTCACAGTTTGTGCTTTatgatttaatgcttcaattcaattcatgctgctccttctggtgtgcccaaccttggccaccagggggtgTATAATATTGTCACACAGCCAAACGAAGCGAATAGGTcttctttatttgtttacattcacattGTCGCTGTTCTCAGGGACTCAGGCTTCAATGATATCAGTCttattttcacagaggataaagaatatatgccttagTGCTGGGCGATGTATTGTGAAGCTCGATTCAATCGAGATTTTATTAAAGCTCAATATGGAAAGGGgatcattgattttattttctatactttttGCTACTCCACGAGACTTCCGTGTGGAGATAGACCAATATGCTTTTTTCAGGGCCCATTAAGATACTGATTAATTAGGGAGTAATATTTGGAGCCGATATGtatttgctgtaaaaaaatcaactaaatttaaaaaaggaaaatattggtgtcaaactTTTAAACAATGCAAACTCCCACACTTTTGACAGGGTCATTATAATTGGTGACTTTGACATCCATCTTGGCAATGGATCGAACTCACTTGCCCTAGACTTTTTAAACATAGGCAATTGTTTTAACCTTGTGAAGGACGTCTCTGGCTTTACTTGTCACCGTGGAGACACGCTTTATATAGTCTTGACTTTGGGCATGCCACATAACACCCTAAATATCATTGAATTTGCCTAGTGACCACGATTGCCTATATTTGTATAGTCCCCCAACAAtccagtaataataataataataataataatttcacgcattttacttcattttttcaAGCTAAATCTTTAATTTGTCCAATTGCCCTGCCCGTTTCACTAATATCAATGGTTTTGTTAATTGGTTTAATGATTTATGTACATCAGCTCTTGATTATTCTGCTCCTATCATTTCCAGATATGCCGTAGTTATTAACACAACTCCGTGGATCAATGAAAGTGTCAGACAGCAAATAAGGCAATGTACTGTAGGAGAGCAGAACATTGATGAAAAAACACATTCTTCAAACCAATCATTTGGAAATGAAAGCTTTACAACTTAAACTTAATCAATCTATTAAAGATTAGAGACACAAATGGCTTGATTCTTTTCAACTGATCAATACTAATAGAAATAATCCAATTGAGGATGaacatgtacaaaaatgtacGTTACAGTAAAATAAACGCGCATATTGACGAGAAATACATGTACTGTTTGTACATGTATCCACTCCAAGTAATGTTTCTCATGTTCCTATCAGAATAACATATTTTCCAAATACGCCGTTCGTAAACTCGTATGTCTGTACCGTCGTGAACCTATCTCCTTAAAAAAATTTATGACCTGTCCACAACACACCCAGAATCACAGCTCTATCaggtcatttttatttcttattcaGTTTATTTATCATCACAGTTGAAAAACAAGTTAATTGTGCATTGCTATTTATTTTACGTATTTAAGTATTAATTAAGTTTTGTATTACAATGTTTTAATAACGCatattttttatagttttttttcttaatcttGAACTATTTTGTTACCGATCTATTTTGGCACaaactataattaaaaaaaaaattctctctctctctctctctctacaagCCAAGAGTTTGATGGTAGTTACTGTACTTCAATATCCCACAAGGGGGCAGTGTTGGCTCAATAACGAGTGCTGTGAGGAATCCTTAACCCAATGTGTTGTGTTGCAAGGCAAAACAAGGACACTCTCTGCCACATGTAGTGTTAtccagttttccttttttgtgtcTACACGCCTCTTAACACTCAGAATTTTCCACTTTCAAGCAGCTAAAGAACACATGGTGCGTCACTCCTATCATATTCTGGCGAAAACAACTTGAAAACATCCACAATAGAATTTGTTTGACAGGTGACATTTTAGTGGTTCACTTTGTGCCGCTTGTTGGTACCAGCTAAGCCCCATTTACACGCAGCAGATGACTTTAGTTGATGAGCATCTCCTTCCgttagatcagtgattctcaaagtgtggcatGAGAACCAGTAGTGGTCCACGGGTTCTCTCTAATGGtacacgaaagaatcactgaattaaaaatCCAACTCAaatttacaacatttaaaaGAGGCAATACAATCAAACAGAATGATACTTGTAGCTATGCAGagcctgttttttttatccagtactgtatatttatttacttttcaagtacagtacactGTTTATGtacagttcatttgtatttaacttaagtacaatataatagacttgcatttaatcttcatggaaaaaaatatgttcaagTTTAATATGACTTTTACATGCAAGGcatttaaatgtaatcattatttaagtagtcCTGGTttttgtaatgttcaaactttgcatattgttagtggcttacaatattaaattatatttttgataAATACTTGTTAGGAATAAGACTGCTGCCTCTTTTGTAAAGCACATCTGTTTAGTTATTATGGTGGTGCTTAGAGatccaagtatttttttgaggtggtacttggtgtgaaaAGCTTGAGAACCTCTGCTTTAGATGGCTTCCTTTTTTTCTAACCTATGTGCAGAAATGACAAGATGTAACACTGTCCCTAGAACCTCAATATCCTAAAGAAATCCGgacataatgtatttttaacagCATGTACTGTAGTTGCTTGTGAATTACTGTTATATGAACAACGAGCTGTCTCTTATATCACATTTAGTTACCCAATTGTCATTCACTGCAAAAGTCTGGTCTCTCAGAGGCAGTGAGCATTATGCTCAATAACTGTTCACATATTCTTCTCAAATACACATGTTCATTTGAAAGGTATAAACGGTTTCAACATGGATAGGAAAGGCATCTTGTTCAAGATgttatgacaaaaatattttcaatttaccCAAGATTCCAACAGTTGAGCTGGAAGTTGTTGTTGGTGGCGTACATGAGCAGGTTGagaacggcaaaaaaaaaagtcaagaaaaagcATCCATCATCTTCAGTGAATTTGAAGTAAAATTAGCAACAACGTTGAGTTacttgcatttttatttgttaaatttgtAACTTGTGGctggaaatggcaaaaacaacaacaagatgaAGTTGTGTTACAGATTACTGAAAAATATTCACGATTTGCCTAGTTTCAATTTGAAAATTATTCATATCCGACCCTGATCTTCTAGGACAATTTTGAGGAAACACAATATTTTGCACATTCTAAAAGGATTACAAGTCTTCTAGCATCATCGAAATGATACACTTTTTGTGCCCAGTATGTGCAAAAGATTCTACTGCATTTTAGTGGTGGTgaataactattttttttttttttttttgttatagatAACCTTCGTtgtcaaataaatcaaatgcacGTTGGAACTTGTAATGTCTCCTCTCTTGCAGTCAGAATATCACCTACTTTTAACCTCAGATTGCCACAATGATGTGTCAAAGTCAAACTCCCTCATTCTTTGTTTTAACCTGAAAATACAAGACATAAATGATTATAGCAAAATGAACAGAAAACCGACCACAAAACTGTAGTATGAACCGAACTATTGATTTTGGGAACTGTTCTACCCCTTGTACAAAGACATAacgtataataataatagttaataataataattaataagaCCAACAACAAGAATAAAAATGCATTCGATTTATATAGTGCTTTTCAAGGAACACAAAGACATTACAATTGCACGCATTATtaattcactccacagtcacacccggGTGGTGGTAAGCGACCACAGCTGTCCTGGGgcatggctgccattctgtgcctcCGGCCCCtctgaccaccaccaaacatccaaccacattaatTCATGGGCAATTTTGgtttaagtgtcttgcccagggacacaatgACAACGTGCACTTGGATAGGGATAAAAATATCACACATTTGTTGAAAGCCAGGAATCATGAGATGTGTATTATGTTAAAGATCTTGTACCATGGAACTCTAAAGACAATATTTTCATTATGCGTTACAGtatttaaaggggaactaaacccaagaaTTTTGAAAGCAAGAATAGATTGCATCTGCCAGCACTGGTCAAATTACAGTACTCTGATCAATAATGGGTTTTCATGGAACAAGAATTCAACAAATGTAATGTGGCACAATGTTGGGCGAAATCATTATCAGCTGCAGACCGGAAGTGAAGTCAAAGCAGCAGTAGCGAGTTGCCAGCTAACACAGCTCCCTATTGAACCGTGTCGCTGACAGACTGCAGAGAACGATGGCTTCAGTCATTCGATCCTGTGAACTGTATACCAGTCATCAGAGGAAGCGTAGACGAGTAAAATTGTTTTACATCAGCTTCTTGCTGTGAAGGAGCCGCAAAAAGGATCCGGATCAGCTCACTGATTACATATACATGTAGATGGTgacatttctaatatttttttataatgtagCTTTTGTACATTGAATGAAATTGAATATGTGTCTTGTTGTTTCTGAATATTTACTAGCTGTGTGGTTTACATAGTAAATAAAGCAGGCACGCCGACATTTTGCTGTGCTGTATTGGCTAACACCCTTCACTCTCATGAGAGTGAAAAGACCTAAACACGGCGGCTGCCATGAGCACAAAGGTAGATGCAATGTATTAAACTGGTTTTTtttatgcacatttaaaataaaaagatttgcaacaattcaaaaaaaaaacagtgttgaCATCTTTGGTTTAGTTCCTAAGATGGGCCGGCTGTGTGTTGGTACAGCGGGTCGTCCACTGACCGGTTtgcggtttgaatcccggctctAAATGTTTGCTGTCGACACTGAACCTTAACTTGTCTCCAGGTTGGCATTTTAAACgagaataatagtaataataataataccaataAGTTCCCCGTTAAGCTGCTTTAGGAGTAGTAATTGAACAGTTTAGACATCTGCCCTGTGTACTTGgttattttgttcattattgTCTTTGGGTGTTGCATTCATTAAAAGGCAGAAATAACATTGTTTTTTAGATTTTACTCTAAAACCAGTTGCACTGTATTACTGTCCACTCAGGTGTTGTTCCACGACGTGGAAGCCCTCACTCACAAGCTGTTCCCAATTGTGGAGGCCTTGCAGAAGCACTTCAGCGCTGGCTCCGGGGCATATTACAgcgacgccatcttcttcctgTCTGTAGCCATGCACCACATTTTGCCAGAAAGTAAGTCAAATATCGGCGCAGAATGGATGTCCTGATCCGATCACGTGATCAGAAATCGGGACGGATCACAAGATTTTCAGCGTATCCATATTGGCGGAAAAAGATTGGCTTTTTTGTTGACAGAGCAGGCTTCACACTTCAAAATACAGCATGTATTTGTAGATCCAAGTAGCAACAGTCGAACGAGTATGTTGCTGTTGACCGACGTGTCACTTTTTTATGCCGACACACCGTACCGATTCGGCTCCGTGTGGTGAGAGAAAGAGACGAGAGGCACAAAAAGGTTTTATAATCAAGATAGTTGTCAGGCATCGTCTACCTTCAAAAATCACTGGACGGAGACAGGAAATCCATATCATCATCTGACTAGACCGTTGAATCATCTAAACGTATTTGCACTTGTTCATGCAAAGAGACACGTAGACCCTCCTTTAAAGCAGTCTATTTTGTTACTTGATGCATTCTTCAAACTTCTTCAAATCAGAAGTggatttactgtaaattgaattaaaaccccaaagtcaaaaaaaacatatcttaCTGCAACATCAATCAAGCCACTATTTACTATTTGAATTAAGTATTTCAAACTAATTGTGGAAAGTTGGACACATTTGGTATTTTGGGTTATGATAGATTGCATGGCCCCAAAATTGGTCATTTTCTACTTAAAACAGTGAGCTAGTGCATTTGGGGCAttatcatttaattaaaaagcaaaatagtCCGATTGCTGTGtagggggaaaatgtgttacaGCTCTCTTCCAAGCAATCCCGTTTGTGTAAAACACGTAATAGTTGCTGTATCACATAGCGTTCGTGAAATAGATCTTCATCATGGGGCAACTGTTTGTCGCCACAGTTGACACAAAACATGGACTGATACTGCAGGTCGCACACACAAAGGTAAAGTGATGTCCACACAGAGACAAGTGCATTGTTGGACCCTTGCGAATGACACCCTGAATGGCCAAGGAAATATGTCATTATGCATCAGTCAGACTTTGTATCctgttgaaaacaaaatggttgTTCACCGGGGAGAACATAATGCTGTGAATCACATGTGTGGATTCCAGAGAATGTGAGGGTGTTGATCATTTCAAGTAGGTGATAACAAGGCACGGCCGTGCATATTTTCTGGCTTGTGACTCCGAAAGGTAACAGTGCAACACAACTGTGAGACATAATCCACTTCACGCGGAACTTCAATCATGTCACCTAACCCGGAAAACGGGTTAGCGGACTTAATCTGTGCGCAGCCAAACTACGATAGTTACGGGGTGATGACATGGTGGTTTGAACCCGAAATTTCTAAAATATTCATTATACCGCTGCTGTCTTctgacaaaagttaaatacgtgtatatcatttattgatACATAAAGTTGAAATCAGATTGATACATAAAGTTGAAAttagatgtttacatacactatatacaaACCTTCCCTCCCTCAGAGAGATCCCTCATGCTTTCAAAGCTCTCTGCGGACTGTAGACCTGTAAGATgttatgacaaaaatgtcaggaaaggtCTGCTAGAACTTCTGAACATTATTTGGGGTCAATCAGAGGCActgtaaatggtggcaggtgtttgGTGACTCTTtcttttaacatgagtttgaatatgattggttaattctcaaCACAGTCGCATCCCCAGCTATAAGAAGGTGTGCACATTTGCACAAGTACATTAtctagttatttatttttctttcccctcgtgaaaaaaatagttttgtgtttttcattgagttgtacaggttaaaggTCATTAAACGTGAAAATATCACAAAGACCTAGCATTTAAACAGGGTTGTGTAGagtttttatattcactgtaacTGCAGTCCATTtttggccacacacacacaacataagCAAGTAACTGTTCTTAGGCACCACTCAGACTGATAGTCTTAGaccacagcagctgaaataagcaaaagcttttgtacaaagtattaaataaatactagttggcgtgttcaatactttttccctgtgtcatttcccGTTATTACACAGAGCttcatttctgagcttatttgtttcACTTTCTTTGTACTGTAAGTATGGCTTACTAGGGtatggtgaaattttcatgtcaatatcagctttggaaatatatttagtgagaaaaatggtgacgtgttaaatacttatttcagccgctataTCTCTGCATGTATTccagtaaaaacaataataaaaagtatttcCCCACTTCTGGTTTGATTAAAATCTACCTCCACACAGTCTTGAAAAGAAGATATCCTCCCAAGCAACTGTAACGCCTAACTGTAAAGTTATTTTAGTAAATCAGATGCCAGAAGAAAGTAATTTCtggaaaaatcaaatgttttagcAATGGCAAGTCGAGGAAAATTAATCTTATGTAAGGATTCAAGAAGTGGAATTGATTAACTGCAATTGAATAATTAAGC carries:
- the xxylt1 gene encoding LOW QUALITY PROTEIN: xyloside xylosyltransferase 1 (The sequence of the model RefSeq protein was modified relative to this genomic sequence to represent the inferred CDS: deleted 1 base in 1 codon), with amino-acid sequence MRILKLAYIIMARVSTFRSLQFVLLLAAALAVMAFYYFGSENQNFSSTTKRIKLSQASHNTNRNDADLTVDTRFSQVDWSEKEEKAESDKFRSIKSGDKTMDQRYNVLMMFTKVDKSRSLQDKFTVAILSMVKYAQFLEGEVLVLHFVSDQASKELGEKMLQEFLTNATFKYEVLFHDVEALTHKLFPIVEALQKHFSAGSGAYYSDAIFFLSVAMHHILPENLTRIVQLDLDLKYRTNIRDLFKEFERFPPGAVLGIVREMQPVYRHTFWQYRKENPQTRVGDPPPEGLPGFNSGVMLLDLAAMRDSALYNQLLETRNVTKLANKYSIRGNLGDQDFYTMISMEHPELFYSLACGWNRQLCTWWRDHGYGDVFQLYYRCDGPIYIYHGNCNSPIPND